In the genome of Syntrophales bacterium, the window GTGGGGAAAAACTGGCCTGGATTCTTCGTGTGAATGGGGAAACAGTCGCTATGGTCGACTTACAAAACAATCTCTTGATATAGGTGGTATAGCCCATGATAGAAACTATGCAGACCCCGATGACACGTGCCGAGTTCGAGCGCCGCTTTCATCTTCTCCGAGAGCAGATTCATAAAGGGAAGTTTTTCATCGCTCGAGGCCTGACAGTGGGAATCGAGAAGATCAGATTTTTGCCAAACGGTCGGATCGATTTTCTCAGTGTAAATGAATCGGCGCGACTACAAGCAAACATGATGGTTCAATTTCAAAGTGAAGAGTTCAAGGAAAAGTTAAAAACCCGAGGACCAAAGGATAGCTCACCAGAGCCTACAGAAGATGAACCAAAGGAGTAAAGTAGACACTTATAATTTTTGTAGAAGCTTTCACCCAGCATTGCTAAATCTTATCTTGCCCTCGCCGCCAACGGTTGTAGCTAACAAGAACCGGCTCATTTTGGTTTTTCTTCGATTGCACCTGAACATTACGTGTACAAATGTGCTACAAAAATGCAGTAGCTTTCCTTGTTGACTACAATAAACAAGCGATAACATAGTGGTGCAATGTAATCTGATTAAGAGGGCAATACCAAGATTCCAGTAAAAACTGCATCAGAATATTACTGCTCACTGTGTGCCGATTTTTGTCAGTGGTCCGGTTTAGTCGTTGACATTATGTCGCACTTCAACCCTCTGGGGGGAAATTATTCTTGACATTGTGTACTGTGTAGTACGCAATGTCACCATGAGTAACATATTTGGTCCATACATTCGTGAAAAACGCGAAGCCTTGAAAGAGAAGGACGGGCGGTATTCTCTGCGTCAAGTGGCGGCAAGAGTCGGGATCGAGCCTTCGTACCTGAGTAAGATTGAGCGGGGACTCCCGGCCCCTCTTTCCGAGGGAAAGATCATATCCTTGAGCCTTGACCTCGGTGAAAACCCCGATTTACTTCTTGCCTTAAGCGGAAAGGTTTCCTCGGACATCCAGGAGATCATCCGAAAGCGGCCGGAACTTTTTGCCGAGCTCATCAGACAAATGAAAGAGATGCCTGATCATGCCGTTCTTCGCCTGGTACGGGAGGTCAGAGATGGAAACTGGTGACATTCGACAGAAAACTTACGTTTGTTGTGCATGGGAGGGAGCATGATAGAACTCAAGAACGACTCATTGGTGTGTACGTTTCCCGAAACAACAACACATGAGGCAACGCTGACCATCTCTTTCATGAGGACGCTGCGTATCCCTGATGATGGAAAGGACTATCCACTTCCCCCGGGCCTTGGGCGATTTTCCCTTGTGCATGTTGATGACCACAGGAAGGCTGTACCGGAAAGCTGGATCGAGCACGGCGGGGTGATGTTGCCCCTGTATCAGTCGGAAGCCATGTGGATCAATTTTGAATCATCATATGTAGATGAGCATCAAGCCCGCTATCCATTCGCCGTCAAGGTGGCCACGGGTAAGATAAACGCCATTACCGGTGAGTTCTGGTCGAACGGCCTGTCACGAGACCCGCAGGATTACATGGTTACCCCAGACCAGCCGTGGCTTGACGGATACAGCGTTGAAAAAGGCTTCATCCGTCAGTTTGTGGCAATGCCGCTGGGAGAAGGCTACAGCGCGGAGGGACAGATAACCGGCAGTGAAGACGTGGGAGGCGTGCAGATCGCCGTGTATCCCATGAAGAAAGAGGCCTTTGAAAAACACTGGCCCCAGAGACCCCCTAAAATAATACGAAAAGGTATCTACCAGTACTCAAGTGCATCTGAGGGCATATCAATGCTAAGGGTAAAGGAAGCAGACATGGGTTTGGCAGTCGGTGGTCGCATGCGCCAGGAGATATACGAGGACACCTTTGATCTGTCAGAGTGGGACATGAACACGTCCAGCCGCTGTTTTGTTCACCTGGCCAATTCGCAAACCTGGCGAGCCATCACCGGGAATAATCCTTCCACCAAGGCGCCTACTGCCAGGGAGTACACATCTCATGGTTTGCCTTGGTTCGACTATTATTCCGACTGTAAGCCCTTGCCCGGCTCAGATATCTTGAGCAAGCTTAAAAGCGTTATCCAGTTGGGAAAAAGCAAAAGACAGACTCCCCTCCCAGAAAATGATTCTGTCGATCCGGGTAATATTATCCGCATCGATAAACCGCAATCTCCGGACCAGGTCAGAGAGTGGTCGGGAAGATCAGAATGAACGGGCAATATACGAAAAAGTTATGAAGACAATGAAGTTCGGAAAGAATGCAACGGAGGAGATAGAGCATCAAATTGATCATAAAGCGAGTGGATATGATAACGATAATTTCCCAGTAATGAGACTCTGGACATTCTACAATGTCCTCACATGGCATATCACTCACAATGCAGTTTCTCTGAATCATCGGGTTGAAATGGAGAACAGGTTGAGGATTGCAATGGCGTATTTCCGGAGGGCGCAAAGTGGCAGCAGAAAAGGGCAGTAATGTATCCCCGCACGACAGCGAGATGAGTTGCTGGAACTGCAGATATCAGGACATTACCCGGCAGGATACGTTCCTGGGTGTCTGCACGTGGTTTTCCAAGCATGGGAGGAAGGACAAGCAAATACCTCCGAACAAAGTGGATGTAGGCTGCAATCACTTTGAACCGAAGTTGAAATAGACCTTATAGTTTTGTGAAAAAAAATTAAAAAGAAGGGAGAAATCGTATGGCCAGGCAATACTCAACAAGAAGCTTTCTCAGACAAATGCCGAATGCCCTGCTCGCTCGTTATTTTCAGGGACGGGGGTTATTTGGCAACATAGATTTTGCCGCCATGAAGGAGGGCAAGCCTGACGAGCTGTTTACCGCCTGGCTGGCTCTGCCGTACGGTCAGCGTAATGAGATGGATAGTGAATTTAGGGACATCTTCGAGATGAGTTGTGAAAAGGGCTTTAGGGCAGTCATTGATGAGGCGAGCTGGCAAATGCAGGAAACCCCGGATGCCCTCACATCTTTTGTTGAAATGCTCTCGGTCTTATCCAATCACTATGAGCGGGCAATGATCATCTTGTTGGACCACAATCCTTTCTGGAGGGGGGCGACACGCTTCTATCATGCGGATACGCACCCCTATTGGCGCAAGCGTAAAAATCTGCAGCACCGAACGGCAGCGGTGGACGAGGACAGTCTTCAGCAACTGGCCAAGCTGATCCGCCATTACTTCCACCATACCGAGGGACGGGGGAAAAATTGCGTCGTAGAACCTTTCCGCCGGGGGGAGCTTGATTATTATTTCGCTTACCCCGAAGATTATTCG includes:
- a CDS encoding helix-turn-helix transcriptional regulator, which produces MSNIFGPYIREKREALKEKDGRYSLRQVAARVGIEPSYLSKIERGLPAPLSEGKIISLSLDLGENPDLLLALSGKVSSDIQEIIRKRPELFAELIRQMKEMPDHAVLRLVREVRDGNW
- the avs1c gene encoding AVAST type 1 anti-phage system protein Avs1c, translating into MIETMQTPMTRAEFERRFHLLREQIHKGKFFIARGLTVGIEKIRFLPNGRIDFLSVNESARLQANMMVQFQSEEFKEKLKTRGPKDSSPEPTEDEPKE